A genomic stretch from Sinorhizobium terangae includes:
- a CDS encoding DUF2059 domain-containing protein, which yields MNKLTGLARTFAAAAVLVSVSVPAVRAQDVSEDQIKAARATIAALGVTNTFDNILPRLAERLKNTLIQSSPNHQELITATVDEKALALAARRADLEREAAAIYAKTFSVEELNAITEFYSSAAGKKLLNDGPIASRELLKAADIWAAGVSRDLTQEATKSLDATIGAAPAADAGAAAPAQQ from the coding sequence ATGAACAAACTCACAGGTCTTGCCCGCACTTTCGCGGCCGCTGCCGTTCTCGTTTCGGTATCGGTTCCGGCGGTTCGCGCCCAGGACGTGTCGGAAGATCAGATCAAGGCGGCACGCGCGACCATCGCGGCGCTCGGCGTGACCAACACTTTCGACAACATTCTGCCGCGTCTCGCCGAACGACTGAAGAATACTCTGATCCAGTCCTCGCCGAACCACCAGGAACTGATCACCGCAACGGTTGATGAGAAGGCGCTCGCCCTTGCGGCGCGGCGCGCGGACCTTGAGCGTGAGGCCGCAGCCATTTATGCCAAGACGTTCTCGGTCGAGGAACTGAACGCGATCACGGAGTTCTACAGCTCGGCGGCCGGCAAGAAGCTGCTGAACGACGGCCCGATTGCTTCCCGCGAGTTGCTGAAGGCAGCCGATATCTGGGCCGCCGGCGTTTCGCGCGACCTGACCCAGGAGGCGACCAAGTCGCTCGACGCGACCATCGGCGCCGCGCCTGCAGCAGACGCTGGTGCCGCAGCTCCGGCGCAGCAGTAA
- the rpiA gene encoding ribose-5-phosphate isomerase RpiA, translating to MDARQMKIKAAAAALEYVENGMRLGIGTGSTAEEFVRLLAEKVASGFQIVGVPTSERTARLCLELGVPLKSLDELPELDLTIDGADEVDGKLRLIKGGGGALLREKIVASASKRMVVIADESKVVDVLGAFKLPIEVNPFGQVATRLAIEKVAARMGMTGDIVVRASGDGPFMTDGGHLILDASFGRIPDADALAAELNGIPGVVEHGLFIGIASLAIIAGPEGARTLTAS from the coding sequence ATGGACGCCCGCCAGATGAAGATCAAGGCCGCAGCCGCGGCGCTTGAATATGTCGAGAACGGCATGCGGCTTGGAATCGGTACCGGTTCGACCGCGGAAGAATTCGTTCGGTTGCTCGCCGAAAAGGTTGCGTCAGGCTTTCAGATCGTCGGCGTGCCGACGTCCGAGCGCACGGCGAGGCTTTGCCTCGAGCTCGGCGTGCCGTTGAAGTCGCTCGACGAACTGCCGGAGCTGGATCTGACGATCGACGGCGCCGATGAAGTCGATGGAAAGTTGAGGTTGATCAAAGGCGGTGGCGGCGCGCTGCTGCGTGAAAAGATCGTTGCCAGCGCCTCCAAGCGGATGGTCGTCATTGCCGACGAATCGAAGGTCGTCGACGTGCTCGGCGCTTTCAAGCTGCCGATCGAAGTCAATCCGTTCGGGCAAGTCGCAACGCGGCTCGCAATAGAGAAGGTCGCGGCCCGCATGGGTATGACGGGCGATATCGTCGTTCGTGCGTCGGGCGACGGCCCCTTCATGACCGACGGCGGCCACCTCATTCTTGATGCATCTTTTGGCCGTATTCCTGATGCAGATGCGCTCGCGGCAGAGCTGAATGGCATTCCCGGGGTGGTTGAGCACGGCCTGTTCATCGGGATTGCGTCATTGGCGATCATCGCCGGTCCGGAGGGAGCTCGTACCCTGACGGCGTCCTGA
- a CDS encoding HAD family hydrolase: protein MSPPIVVFDLDGTLVDTAPDLVASLNHAVTQAGVEPVTYADLTHLVGHGARAMIERTFALRGKALSEEDLAWQMKEFVDFYHGSMPGDSLPYPGLVAALDRLQDAGLKLAVCTNKPEMLATRLLEGLGLLGRFAAVAGGDTFTVRKPHAEHLLSTVANAGGIAERSVMVGDSLNDILVARNALVPSIAVPFGYSDVPIESLAPDRIIQHFDELTPHLVETLLTRKHK, encoded by the coding sequence GTGTCTCCACCCATTGTCGTCTTCGATCTCGACGGTACGCTTGTCGACACCGCTCCGGATCTCGTCGCCAGTCTAAACCACGCAGTCACACAGGCGGGCGTCGAACCGGTCACCTATGCGGATTTGACCCATCTCGTCGGTCATGGCGCGCGGGCGATGATCGAGCGTACGTTCGCGCTGCGCGGCAAAGCACTCAGCGAAGAGGACCTTGCCTGGCAGATGAAGGAGTTCGTGGATTTCTACCACGGCTCGATGCCGGGGGACTCGTTGCCCTATCCGGGCCTCGTCGCGGCACTCGATCGCCTGCAGGATGCCGGCCTGAAGCTCGCTGTCTGCACCAACAAACCGGAAATGCTGGCAACGCGCCTTCTGGAAGGGCTCGGTCTGCTCGGACGGTTCGCAGCGGTCGCCGGGGGTGACACCTTCACGGTGCGCAAGCCGCATGCGGAACACCTGCTTTCGACGGTTGCCAATGCCGGCGGCATCGCCGAGCGCTCCGTGATGGTCGGCGACAGCCTCAACGACATTCTTGTCGCGCGGAACGCTTTGGTGCCTTCTATTGCCGTGCCGTTCGGCTATTCCGACGTGCCGATCGAGAGCCTCGCTCCCGATCGCATCATTCAGCATTTCGACGAGTTGACGCCCCATCTGGTTGAAACACTTCTCACGCGAAAGCACAAATGA